A genomic region of Candidatus Stoquefichus sp. SB1 contains the following coding sequences:
- a CDS encoding ClC family H(+)/Cl(-) exchange transporter produces MEKRDSETLHILKERSQLSSRLFFEGLLVGAFAGLIAIIYRLLLTNAENLYFTIVSFVKGNVIYIILWLIGLVILGIIISLFLKYEPYISGSGIPQVEAEVQGQINQCWYKILISKMIAGTLCIVGGLSLGREGPSIQLGAMVGKAVSQFFHRIKTEERFLLTCGAAAGLSAAFNAPLAGIMFALEEVHKNFSTSALVSVMCASITGDFLSRQIFGLSPSLHFVLENTLPLHHYVWLLVLGIATGLLGAFYNKMTMTSLKLYDKIPFLKSHQKVIIPLFISGILGLYIPQVIGGGHVLVDYLNSDHIVLSTLIILLIVKFIFSLLSFGSGAPGGIFFPLLILGSLIGAIFGQVAILCGVEDIYFVNFIIFAMAGFFAGIVRAPITGIVLIAEMCGTLKLLLPIATVSFIAYIIANSIGSEPIYESLLHRLTKNKNPIDYIENKELISFVVSLGSIAVNQTVASLQLPPRCLLVSLMRGKNEIIPHGDTQFYVGDQVIIIVDKYRIEESKEKLAEIFTFS; encoded by the coding sequence ATGGAAAAGAGAGATTCAGAGACACTTCATATTTTAAAAGAGAGAAGTCAATTGAGCAGTCGTTTGTTTTTTGAGGGATTATTGGTGGGTGCTTTTGCTGGACTGATTGCGATTATTTATCGATTGCTTTTGACGAATGCTGAGAACTTATATTTTACAATTGTTTCATTTGTAAAAGGCAATGTGATTTATATCATTTTATGGTTGATTGGCCTGGTTATTTTGGGAATCATTATATCATTGTTTTTAAAGTATGAGCCTTATATCTCTGGTTCAGGAATTCCACAGGTTGAAGCAGAAGTACAAGGACAAATCAACCAATGCTGGTATAAGATTTTAATTTCTAAGATGATTGCTGGGACATTGTGTATTGTTGGTGGATTGTCTTTAGGACGAGAAGGACCAAGTATTCAGTTAGGGGCAATGGTTGGGAAAGCTGTTTCACAGTTTTTCCATCGAATCAAGACAGAAGAACGATTCTTATTGACATGTGGAGCGGCTGCTGGGTTATCCGCTGCTTTCAATGCTCCTTTGGCAGGGATTATGTTTGCTTTAGAAGAAGTTCATAAAAACTTTTCTACAAGTGCTTTGGTTTCGGTTATGTGTGCTTCTATTACTGGAGATTTTTTAAGTCGACAGATTTTTGGATTGTCACCATCATTACACTTTGTTTTAGAAAATACATTACCACTTCATCATTATGTTTGGTTGTTGGTTTTAGGAATCGCAACTGGATTATTGGGTGCTTTTTATAACAAAATGACCATGACTTCATTAAAACTGTATGATAAGATTCCGTTTTTAAAATCTCATCAAAAAGTCATTATTCCTCTCTTTATTTCTGGAATCTTAGGACTTTATATTCCGCAAGTTATTGGTGGAGGACATGTTTTGGTTGATTATCTTAATAGTGATCATATTGTTTTAAGTACATTGATTATTTTGTTAATTGTTAAATTTATCTTTTCATTGCTGAGTTTTGGTTCTGGTGCACCAGGTGGTATTTTCTTTCCTTTGCTGATTTTAGGAAGTTTAATTGGTGCTATTTTTGGGCAAGTGGCTATCTTATGTGGAGTTGAAGATATTTATTTTGTAAACTTTATTATTTTTGCAATGGCTGGTTTTTTTGCTGGGATTGTCCGCGCACCTATTACAGGAATTGTATTAATTGCAGAGATGTGTGGGACATTAAAGCTTCTTCTTCCTATAGCAACAGTTTCATTTATTGCTTATATTATTGCTAATAGTATTGGGAGTGAGCCTATTTATGAAAGCTTATTACATCGTTTAACAAAAAATAAAAACCCTATTGATTATATTGAAAATAAAGAATTAATATCATTTGTGGTCAGTCTTGGGAGTATTGCTGTGAATCAGACTGTCGCCTCTTTGCAATTACCACCTCGATGTTTATTGGTTTCTTTAATGCGTGGTAAAAATGAAATTATCCCACATGGAGATACACAATTTTATGTAGGAGATCAGGTGATTATTATTGTTGATAAATATCGGATTGAAGAATCTAAAGAAAAATTAGCAGAAATATTTACATTTTCATAA
- a CDS encoding YtxH domain-containing protein translates to MKFGKFLMGLGIGAAAGLLLAPKKGSELREDIKRESLKAYDNLKNMTKEDVEALLGQTIETVKKSVDEFDVDTFKDTTKQKLTDLEAKLEEFAAKVKESDQFMQVKESVVDLTDKVNSKIDEVKTKVLDASLDDDYLNELEEEIDDVEDKLEEMIEEIKD, encoded by the coding sequence ATGAAATTTGGAAAGTTTTTAATGGGACTTGGAATTGGTGCTGCGGCAGGATTATTGCTTGCTCCTAAAAAAGGTAGTGAATTAAGAGAGGATATTAAAAGAGAATCTTTAAAAGCGTATGATAATTTAAAGAATATGACAAAAGAAGATGTTGAAGCTTTACTTGGTCAAACAATTGAAACAGTAAAGAAATCTGTTGATGAATTTGATGTTGATACGTTTAAAGATACAACAAAACAAAAATTAACTGATTTGGAAGCAAAATTAGAAGAATTTGCAGCAAAGGTTAAAGAAAGTGACCAATTTATGCAAGTTAAAGAAAGTGTTGTTGATTTAACTGATAAAGTCAATTCTAAAATTGATGAGGTCAAAACAAAAGTTTTGGATGCCTCTTTAGATGATGATTATTTAAATGAATTAGAAGAAGAAATTGATGATGTTGAAGATAAACTTGAAGAAATGATTGAAGAAATCAAAGATTAA
- the tyrS gene encoding tyrosine--tRNA ligase, protein MKIYDELVWRGLIKDVSSPDIEEKLNNGGMTFYIGTDPTGDSLHIGHFSSFLISKRLKDAGHNPILLVGGATGLIGDPKPDTERPMITKEQVQHNFDCLKKQAQDLFGFEVVNNYDWSKDLNFIDFLRDYGKYFNINYMLNKDIVKRRLDLGITYTEFSYMIMQAMDFYWLYENKDCHMQVAGQDQWGNITAGIELIRKKTGQEAYGFTMPLLTKSDGTKFGKTNGHAIWLDRKKTSPYEMYQFFINSEDDKVIDYLKFLTFLSKEEIEELAEKNKTQPHLREAHKALAKEVITFIHGEEAYQEALDISQMLFSGQIQNLTLEQVQSCFNGVPSIELDEDMQILNALVKVGAASSNREARQFVTGGSVLINGEKITDVEFVIQKENAFGKQATVIRRGKKNYYVINHQ, encoded by the coding sequence ATGAAAATTTATGATGAATTGGTATGGCGTGGATTAATTAAGGATGTAAGTTCACCAGACATTGAAGAAAAATTGAATAATGGAGGAATGACTTTTTATATTGGGACTGATCCAACCGGAGATAGTTTGCATATTGGTCATTTTTCATCATTTTTAATCAGTAAAAGATTAAAAGATGCTGGACATAATCCGATTTTACTAGTTGGAGGTGCAACTGGTTTGATAGGAGATCCAAAACCGGATACGGAAAGACCAATGATTACAAAAGAACAAGTTCAACATAATTTTGATTGTTTGAAAAAACAAGCTCAGGATTTATTTGGATTTGAAGTGGTTAATAATTATGATTGGTCAAAGGATTTAAATTTTATTGATTTCTTGAGAGATTATGGAAAATATTTTAATATCAACTATATGTTGAATAAAGATATTGTCAAAAGAAGATTAGATTTAGGAATTACGTATACTGAATTTTCATATATGATTATGCAGGCGATGGATTTTTACTGGTTATATGAAAATAAAGATTGTCATATGCAGGTTGCTGGTCAGGATCAGTGGGGAAATATTACTGCTGGGATTGAATTGATTAGAAAGAAAACAGGTCAGGAAGCTTATGGATTTACTATGCCATTGCTCACAAAAAGTGATGGTACGAAATTTGGTAAGACAAATGGTCATGCAATCTGGTTGGATAGAAAGAAAACATCTCCTTATGAGATGTATCAGTTCTTTATTAATTCAGAAGATGATAAGGTTATTGATTATTTAAAATTCTTAACATTCTTATCAAAAGAAGAAATTGAAGAATTAGCTGAGAAAAACAAAACACAGCCACATTTAAGAGAAGCTCATAAAGCATTAGCAAAAGAAGTTATTACCTTTATTCATGGTGAGGAAGCTTATCAGGAAGCATTGGATATTAGCCAAATGTTATTCTCTGGTCAAATTCAAAATTTAACATTAGAACAAGTTCAGTCTTGTTTTAATGGTGTTCCAAGTATTGAATTAGATGAAGATATGCAGATTTTAAATGCCTTAGTTAAAGTTGGGGCAGCGTCTTCTAATCGTGAAGCACGTCAATTTGTGACTGGTGGATCTGTTTTGATTAATGGTGAAAAGATCACTGATGTTGAGTTTGTTATTCAAAAAGAAAATGCTTTTGGAAAACAGGCAACAGTTATTAGACGTGGTAAGAAAAATTATTATGTGATTAATCATCAATAG
- a CDS encoding LacI family DNA-binding transcriptional regulator, with translation MGKNVTIYDVAREAGVSLATVSRVINGSNVVKPGTRDRVMEAIQRLDFKPNQIARGLATSKTTTIAIVFPQSLFAHVKDMIGGIGDTSRRLDYNVSIYTTDEIGDGNPIETVIERVVKSRADGVILFNNEEIDQEIELVNKYKIPSVVIGSRVSSEYMGSIFVDSKKIAFEVVDEYLAKGKTDIVFVSPRQNLIKTEDFVAGIKEAYQKHGMTFDLESQMIHTSTHYEKSYPQFLEYFQSHRHDLVLTGYDKEAVAVVNAAVDNGIQVPDEMEVIGMMNTSYALICRPPLTSIHVPVYDMGALAVRLLTKILNEEEIDQKEVPVLHLLMPRGTTK, from the coding sequence ATGGGTAAGAATGTAACGATTTATGACGTTGCTAGAGAAGCAGGTGTTTCTTTAGCAACGGTTTCACGTGTTATTAATGGTTCAAATGTTGTGAAACCTGGAACGCGTGATCGTGTGATGGAAGCAATTCAACGTCTGGATTTCAAACCTAATCAAATTGCAAGGGGTCTTGCAACAAGTAAAACAACAACAATTGCTATTGTGTTTCCACAATCATTGTTTGCTCATGTGAAAGATATGATTGGTGGAATTGGTGATACAAGTCGCCGTTTAGATTATAATGTTAGTATTTATACAACTGATGAAATTGGTGATGGGAATCCCATTGAAACAGTGATCGAAAGAGTCGTGAAATCAAGAGCTGATGGTGTTATTCTTTTTAATAATGAAGAAATTGATCAAGAAATTGAATTGGTTAATAAATATAAAATTCCTTCTGTTGTGATTGGTTCACGTGTATCTAGTGAGTATATGGGATCTATATTTGTAGATTCTAAAAAGATTGCTTTTGAAGTTGTTGATGAATATTTAGCAAAAGGTAAAACTGATATTGTTTTTGTAAGTCCTCGACAAAATCTTATTAAGACAGAAGATTTTGTCGCTGGGATAAAGGAGGCTTATCAAAAACATGGTATGACTTTTGATTTAGAGTCACAAATGATTCATACATCAACTCATTATGAAAAAAGTTATCCTCAATTTTTAGAATATTTTCAGTCACATCGTCATGATCTTGTTTTGACTGGTTATGATAAAGAGGCTGTTGCGGTTGTTAATGCAGCAGTGGATAATGGTATTCAGGTGCCTGATGAGATGGAAGTTATTGGTATGATGAACACAAGTTATGCTTTGATTTGTCGTCCACCATTAACATCTATTCATGTTCCTGTTTATGATATGGGGGCACTTGCTGTTCGTCTATTGACGAAAATATTAAATGAAGAAGAAATTGATCAAAAAGAGGTTCCAGTATTGCATTTATTGATGCCAAGAGGAACAACAAAATAA
- the murC gene encoding UDP-N-acetylmuramate--L-alanine ligase: protein MYYFIGIKGSGMASLATILYDLGYEVAGSDIDKYIFIEDELRKRGIPIYSFDKNNIKDDYDVIVGNAFDETNEEVKAAYDNPRVKTHTYYDFLGQLMDQYTSIGIAGTHGKTTTTGMAYHLFKDYDKTSVLIGDGTGHAVEGSHYFIAETCEYQDHFLHYYPTYAVINNIEMDHVDYFHSIEQYQESFEKFANQVKDTVVVWGDDPYLPHLNYTTRVLKFGVGEHNDVKAKNILNNEHGLSFDVYIHGELFGHFALPFYGMHMLYNSLAVITLGYLENMRADYIQQRLSTFDGVKRRYTVKEIGNNIYVDDYAHHPTAIQYVIEATRSRYPGKKIVAIFQPDRFSRGLRFAKEFAASLNLADHPFLVHFPENAKKEPGIDIDIYEIAQYIPRAQVIHEDEEAVKLLAQYDNVVYLFMSSKDIYKLEDNVIAYKESH from the coding sequence ATGTATTATTTTATTGGAATTAAAGGTTCAGGTATGGCTTCATTAGCAACAATTCTTTATGATTTGGGTTATGAAGTTGCTGGAAGTGATATTGATAAATATATTTTTATAGAGGATGAACTTAGAAAAAGAGGGATTCCTATTTATTCTTTTGATAAGAATAATATTAAAGATGATTATGATGTCATTGTTGGTAATGCTTTTGATGAAACAAATGAAGAAGTTAAGGCAGCTTATGACAATCCACGTGTGAAAACACATACTTATTATGATTTTTTAGGACAGTTAATGGATCAGTATACTTCTATAGGAATTGCTGGAACACATGGAAAAACAACAACTACAGGGATGGCTTATCATTTGTTTAAGGATTATGATAAAACATCTGTCTTAATTGGTGATGGAACTGGTCATGCGGTTGAAGGTAGTCATTATTTTATTGCTGAGACATGTGAGTATCAAGATCATTTTTTACATTATTATCCAACATATGCAGTGATTAATAATATTGAAATGGATCATGTTGATTATTTTCATTCGATTGAACAATATCAAGAATCATTTGAAAAATTTGCCAATCAAGTAAAAGATACAGTAGTGGTATGGGGAGATGATCCTTATCTTCCTCATCTGAATTATACAACACGTGTTTTAAAATTTGGAGTAGGCGAACATAATGATGTTAAAGCTAAAAATATATTAAACAATGAACATGGTTTATCTTTTGATGTTTATATTCATGGTGAATTGTTTGGACATTTTGCTTTGCCATTCTATGGAATGCATATGCTTTATAACTCTTTAGCAGTGATAACACTTGGCTATTTAGAAAATATGCGTGCTGATTATATCCAGCAACGTTTATCAACTTTTGATGGTGTGAAGCGTCGTTATACAGTTAAAGAAATTGGGAATAATATTTATGTTGATGATTATGCTCATCATCCAACGGCTATTCAATATGTTATTGAAGCGACACGTTCACGTTATCCGGGTAAAAAAATTGTTGCTATATTCCAGCCTGATCGTTTTTCAAGAGGATTAAGATTTGCCAAAGAATTTGCAGCATCTTTAAATTTAGCAGATCATCCATTTCTTGTTCATTTTCCTGAAAATGCTAAAAAAGAACCAGGGATTGATATAGATATTTATGAAATTGCACAATATATTCCACGTGCACAAGTTATTCATGAGGATGAAGAGGCTGTCAAATTATTAGCTCAATATGATAATGTTGTTTATTTGTTTATGAGTAGTAAAGATATTTATAAATTAGAAGATAATGTTATAGCCTATAAAGAGTCTCACTAA
- a CDS encoding M24 family metallopeptidase, whose amino-acid sequence MHQQRINKVLNEMQLRGMDHLIISEPSSIHYLTGYDNHPGERMFVLLLSLDGQHTIFLNKLFYLDQSLDFNIVWYADTDDGAALVAQHLVNAHVVGVDKNWEAKFLMRVMELANEECCFEIGSICVDHVRMIKDHKEQELMRESSRINDLAMDQVIQLCAQGDLSEIEVTEKVTEIFQSLGCSSFSFPAIIAYGANGADGHHEGDETKLQPGDSIVIDMGGLYQGYCSDMTRTVFYKEVSPKQQEVYNLVRLANETAEAMIKPGVKLCDIDQSARDVITKAGYGEQFNHRLGHFIGRDVHEYGDVSAAFDMEVEEGMIFSIEPGIYLQGDFGVRIEDLVLVTKDGCEVLNSYTKDLLVIG is encoded by the coding sequence ATGCATCAACAGAGAATAAATAAAGTTCTTAATGAAATGCAATTAAGAGGAATGGATCATTTGATTATTAGTGAACCAAGTTCAATTCATTATTTAACAGGATATGACAATCATCCTGGTGAAAGAATGTTTGTCTTATTACTATCATTAGATGGTCAACATACGATTTTTCTTAATAAATTATTCTACCTAGATCAGTCATTAGATTTTAATATTGTCTGGTATGCTGATACTGATGATGGAGCTGCGTTGGTTGCTCAACATTTAGTCAATGCACATGTTGTAGGTGTAGATAAAAATTGGGAAGCTAAATTCTTGATGCGTGTCATGGAACTTGCTAATGAAGAATGTTGTTTTGAAATAGGGTCTATTTGTGTTGATCATGTTCGTATGATTAAAGATCATAAAGAACAAGAACTGATGCGTGAATCGAGTCGAATTAATGATTTGGCAATGGATCAGGTTATCCAATTATGTGCTCAAGGTGATTTAAGTGAAATTGAAGTCACAGAGAAAGTTACTGAGATTTTTCAATCATTAGGGTGTTCTTCTTTCTCATTTCCAGCTATCATTGCTTATGGAGCAAATGGTGCTGATGGACATCATGAAGGTGATGAGACAAAATTGCAGCCAGGTGATAGTATTGTGATTGATATGGGTGGATTATATCAAGGGTATTGTAGTGATATGACCAGAACCGTTTTCTATAAAGAAGTTTCACCAAAACAACAAGAAGTTTATAACTTGGTGCGTTTGGCTAATGAAACTGCTGAAGCCATGATTAAACCAGGTGTTAAATTATGCGATATTGATCAATCAGCAAGAGATGTTATAACAAAGGCTGGTTATGGTGAACAATTTAATCATCGTTTAGGACATTTTATTGGAAGAGATGTTCATGAATATGGTGATGTTTCTGCTGCTTTTGATATGGAAGTGGAAGAAGGAATGATTTTTTCAATTGAACCAGGCATTTATCTTCAAGGTGATTTTGGTGTTCGTATTGAAGATCTTGTTTTGGTTACAAAAGATGGCTGTGAAGTTTTAAACTCATATACAAAAGATTTATTAGTTATTGGATAA